From Eleftheria terrae, the proteins below share one genomic window:
- a CDS encoding LysE family translocator, giving the protein MNEFAAVAAVTLVATVSPGPDFAMVSRNSLLFGRRWGLWSAAGIALGVQVHVAYTMFGVSLLLAHTPAWFGVLKWLGAAYLVFIGARALAAHGAGLPADGLPAGTAPSRGALRTGFMTNALNPKTTLFVISTYTQVVGPATPLLRQFGYGLLMSAVHLGWFALVALLLSQPRLRQRVMRHRVAVDRLTGAVLVGLGLSLALAGVNR; this is encoded by the coding sequence ATGAACGAATTTGCCGCCGTGGCCGCCGTCACCCTTGTCGCCACCGTCAGTCCTGGCCCGGACTTCGCCATGGTGAGCCGCAACAGCCTGCTGTTCGGGCGCCGCTGGGGCCTGTGGTCGGCGGCCGGCATTGCACTGGGCGTGCAGGTGCACGTGGCCTACACGATGTTCGGCGTTTCGCTGCTGCTGGCCCACACGCCGGCCTGGTTCGGCGTGCTGAAGTGGCTGGGCGCGGCCTACCTGGTCTTCATCGGCGCCCGGGCCCTGGCCGCGCACGGTGCCGGCCTGCCGGCAGACGGCCTGCCGGCCGGGACCGCGCCCAGCCGCGGCGCGCTGAGGACCGGCTTCATGACCAATGCGCTCAATCCGAAGACGACGCTGTTCGTGATCAGCACCTACACCCAGGTGGTCGGCCCCGCCACGCCGCTGCTTCGCCAGTTTGGCTACGGCCTGCTGATGTCGGCCGTGCACCTGGGCTGGTTCGCGCTGGTGGCGTTGCTGCTGTCGCAGCCGCGGCTGCGTCAGCGGGTGATGCGGCACCGTGTCGCGGTGGACCGCCTGACCGGCGCGGTGCTGGTCGGCCTGGGCCTGTCGCTGGCGCTCGCGGGCGTCAATCGGTGA
- a CDS encoding LysR substrate-binding domain-containing protein, with amino-acid sequence MQRLPPLSSLRFFDAAARLGSFVAAASELHVTHGAVSRQVRSLEDALGVALFERRNRAVFLTPQGVQLQATTQAIFEQLARTVAELAAPPPQAPLVLSCEPTLAMRWLIPRLGNFYKRHPEIQLHLSAAGGKVDFQRAGVDLALRRNDFRWEPGLAAEVVGEEWTGPVCAPALLRRGRLELTAQRLLHTATRKSAWASWARAAGVAVSHRQGQSFEHFYLSLQAAGAGLGVAIGSAYMVQEDLAGSQLAAPFGFVQDGSSYCLLSPQPFEADARRAAVLAWLREQFAGSAREMGLSPGAP; translated from the coding sequence ATGCAGCGCCTCCCTCCCCTTTCCAGCCTGCGCTTCTTCGACGCGGCGGCGCGGCTCGGCAGCTTCGTGGCGGCCGCCAGCGAGTTGCACGTGACCCATGGCGCGGTCAGCCGGCAGGTGCGCAGCCTGGAAGACGCGCTTGGCGTGGCCCTGTTCGAGCGTCGCAACCGCGCGGTCTTCCTGACGCCCCAGGGTGTGCAGCTGCAGGCCACCACCCAGGCCATCTTCGAGCAGCTGGCCCGCACGGTGGCCGAGCTGGCGGCCCCACCGCCGCAAGCGCCGTTGGTGCTGTCCTGCGAACCGACCCTTGCCATGCGCTGGCTGATCCCGAGGCTCGGTAATTTCTACAAGCGGCATCCCGAAATCCAGCTGCACCTGTCGGCGGCGGGCGGCAAGGTGGACTTCCAGCGCGCCGGCGTGGACCTGGCACTGCGGCGCAATGATTTCCGCTGGGAGCCCGGCCTGGCGGCCGAAGTGGTCGGCGAGGAATGGACCGGGCCGGTCTGCGCGCCGGCCCTGCTGCGCCGCGGGCGCCTCGAACTGACGGCGCAACGCCTGCTGCACACTGCCACCCGCAAGTCGGCCTGGGCCAGCTGGGCCCGGGCGGCGGGTGTGGCCGTGTCGCACCGGCAGGGCCAGAGCTTCGAGCACTTCTACCTCAGCCTGCAGGCTGCCGGGGCGGGCCTGGGCGTGGCCATCGGCTCGGCCTACATGGTGCAGGAGGACCTGGCCGGCAGCCAGCTGGCGGCGCCCTTCGGTTTCGTGCAGGACGGCTCCTCGTACTGCCTGCTGTCGCCACAGCCCTTCGAGGCCGACGCGCGCCGCGCCGCGGTGCTGGCCTGGCTGCGCGAGCAGTTCGCCGGCTCCGCGCGGGAAATGGGCTTGTCGCCGGGCGCGCCGTGA
- a CDS encoding SRPBCC family protein, translated as MSTPDHVVTVRRRVDAPADELYAAWTEPELMRRWLAEVVDTDVNVGGRYRFPSSDDGDPAQANSLTGEYRVLEPGHRIVQTFCHADPGVDGQVDEFVEVRFHPLGPAATELTVTNGWHGLGLSEEERAAVLAGWSEWLELLVAAVMHPRAAEH; from the coding sequence ATGAGCACGCCAGATCATGTCGTGACGGTGCGGCGGCGCGTCGATGCCCCGGCCGATGAGTTGTATGCCGCGTGGACCGAACCCGAGCTGATGCGGCGCTGGCTGGCGGAAGTGGTCGACACCGACGTGAACGTGGGTGGCCGCTACCGCTTTCCATCCTCCGACGACGGCGATCCCGCCCAGGCCAACAGCCTGACCGGCGAGTACCGGGTGCTGGAGCCGGGCCACCGCATCGTGCAGACCTTCTGCCATGCCGACCCCGGCGTGGATGGGCAGGTCGACGAATTTGTCGAAGTGCGCTTCCATCCACTCGGGCCGGCGGCCACCGAGCTGACGGTGACCAACGGCTGGCATGGCCTCGGCCTCAGTGAGGAAGAGCGTGCAGCGGTACTGGCCGGCTGGTCGGAATGGCTGGAACTGCTGGTGGCGGCGGTGATGCACCCGCGCGCCGCGGAGCACTGA
- a CDS encoding mechanosensitive ion channel family protein, giving the protein MEPLITLLHRFAVGDAWRIALTLAALVGTTVLLRLSQKHLTRTGASMAERRERFVFGRNVIILLAMAGITGIWASKIAGFALSLAAVAGAILIVSKEALSNLLGFAMMTVSRPYRIGDYIQIGAAGGRVVDIDAMCTTLIETLEGHQATGRTVTVPNAMLLTQPVRNLSVTGQFVVHLLHIGLEPKEDLLAHEAVLLQAAAEVCEPWRAEANTHLSRLEEIRNVDLPSAEPRVVVELGDAKAATLALRYVCRPHERVKVEQAILRHYLAHRPAWLDGSSEAQKAA; this is encoded by the coding sequence ATGGAGCCCCTGATCACCCTGCTGCATCGCTTTGCTGTCGGCGATGCCTGGCGCATTGCCCTCACGCTGGCCGCGCTGGTCGGCACCACGGTGCTGCTGCGCCTGTCCCAGAAGCACCTCACGCGCACTGGCGCGTCGATGGCCGAGCGCCGCGAGCGCTTCGTCTTCGGCCGCAACGTCATCATCCTGCTGGCGATGGCCGGCATCACCGGCATCTGGGCCTCCAAGATCGCCGGCTTTGCCTTGTCGCTGGCCGCGGTGGCCGGTGCCATCCTGATCGTCAGCAAGGAGGCACTGTCCAACCTGCTGGGCTTTGCGATGATGACCGTGTCGCGGCCCTATCGCATTGGCGACTACATCCAGATCGGCGCGGCCGGCGGCCGGGTGGTCGACATCGATGCGATGTGCACCACCCTCATCGAGACCCTCGAAGGCCACCAGGCCACCGGCCGCACGGTGACCGTGCCGAACGCGATGCTGCTGACCCAGCCGGTGCGCAACCTCAGCGTGACCGGCCAGTTCGTCGTGCACCTGTTGCACATCGGGCTGGAACCCAAGGAAGACCTGCTGGCCCACGAAGCGGTGCTGCTGCAGGCAGCAGCCGAGGTTTGCGAGCCCTGGCGGGCCGAAGCCAACACCCACTTGAGCCGGCTGGAGGAGATCCGCAACGTCGACCTGCCGTCGGCCGAGCCGCGGGTGGTGGTGGAACTGGGGGACGCGAAGGCCGCGACGCTGGCGCTGCGCTATGTCTGCCGGCCGCACGAGCGGGTGAAGGTCGAGCAGGCCATCCTGCGCCACTACCTGGCGCACCGGCCGGCCTGGCTCGACGGCAGCAGCGAAGCCCAGAAGGCCGCCTGA
- a CDS encoding methyl-accepting chemotaxis protein produces the protein MKFRAKIWMLPLCAAAVFFVGQAISVAVGSRTSAALESLRGTSYPYLEQVVRIDRAAEAFRLTLQTAASEGDDSRLADVEAIVKDARAAVAEAARLEGHRQDAEALGQAFEAYQSAAVGATRAMLGKTEMGDLVTRMQSAQAAFTQLIEARKKDAAAGVSQSLDAAASGTQTSVWVGLATCLAVLMTLGIASRFIVASVWRDLGDEPSRLRQLVQDVADGDLSAAARVREAALVSGSLHAAVYTMALRLRDTVSTIRQSTDSIATASREIAVGNQDLSSRTEATASNLQQTASSMDELTSTVSQSAEAARQADQLARSASEAAQRGGNIVSQVVSSMDEISAASRKIGEIIGVIDGIAFQTNILALNAAVEAARAGEQGRGFAVVAGEVRSLAQRSAQAAREIKSLINASSEKVDSGAQLVQDAGGAMQQIVDGVQRVTDIIAEISHATAEQAGGIGHVNTSMNALDQMTQQNAALVEQSAAAAESLRDQATRLTGAVGAFKLGSESASLG, from the coding sequence GTGAAGTTCCGAGCCAAGATCTGGATGTTGCCGCTGTGCGCGGCGGCGGTGTTTTTCGTGGGCCAGGCGATCAGCGTGGCGGTCGGCAGCCGCACGTCGGCCGCGCTGGAAAGCCTGCGGGGCACCTCGTATCCCTACCTCGAACAAGTGGTGCGCATCGACCGCGCGGCCGAGGCCTTCCGCCTCACGCTGCAGACCGCGGCCTCGGAGGGGGATGACTCGCGGCTCGCCGATGTCGAAGCCATCGTCAAGGATGCCCGGGCCGCCGTGGCCGAGGCCGCCCGCCTCGAAGGCCATCGCCAGGACGCCGAAGCGCTTGGCCAGGCTTTCGAGGCCTACCAGTCGGCCGCGGTGGGTGCCACCCGGGCGATGCTGGGCAAGACCGAGATGGGCGACCTCGTCACCCGCATGCAAAGTGCGCAAGCCGCCTTCACCCAACTGATCGAGGCGCGCAAGAAGGACGCTGCGGCCGGCGTGAGCCAGTCACTGGACGCCGCGGCAAGCGGCACCCAGACCTCGGTCTGGGTGGGCCTGGCGACCTGCCTGGCCGTGCTGATGACGCTGGGCATCGCCTCGCGCTTCATCGTGGCTTCGGTGTGGCGCGACCTGGGTGACGAGCCGTCCCGCCTGCGCCAGCTGGTGCAGGACGTCGCCGACGGCGACCTGAGCGCAGCGGCCCGCGTGCGTGAGGCAGCGCTGGTCAGCGGCTCGCTGCATGCCGCGGTGTACACCATGGCGCTGCGCCTGCGCGACACGGTCAGCACCATCCGGCAGTCCACCGACTCCATTGCTACCGCCTCGCGGGAGATTGCGGTGGGCAACCAGGACCTGAGCAGCCGCACGGAGGCCACCGCCTCCAACCTGCAGCAGACCGCCTCGTCGATGGACGAACTCACCAGCACCGTGAGCCAGAGCGCCGAAGCCGCCCGCCAGGCCGACCAGCTGGCCCGCAGCGCGTCCGAAGCGGCGCAGCGCGGCGGCAACATCGTCTCGCAGGTGGTGTCGAGCATGGACGAGATCAGCGCCGCCTCGCGCAAGATCGGCGAGATCATCGGTGTGATCGACGGCATCGCCTTCCAGACCAACATCCTGGCGCTGAACGCGGCGGTGGAAGCCGCCCGTGCCGGCGAGCAGGGCCGCGGCTTCGCGGTGGTGGCCGGCGAGGTCCGCTCGCTGGCGCAGCGCTCGGCACAGGCGGCGCGCGAGATCAAGAGCCTGATCAATGCGTCGAGCGAGAAGGTCGACAGCGGCGCGCAGCTGGTGCAGGACGCCGGCGGCGCGATGCAGCAGATCGTCGACGGCGTGCAGCGGGTGACCGACATCATCGCCGAGATCAGCCATGCCACCGCCGAGCAGGCCGGCGGCATCGGCCATGTCAACACCTCGATGAACGCGCTGGACCAGATGACGCAGCAGAACGCGGCCTTGGTGGAGCAGTCGGCCGCGGCCGCAGAGAGCCTGCGCGACCAGGCCACCCGGCTGACCGGCGCGGTGGGCGCCTTCAAGCTGGGCAGCGAGTCGGCCAGCCTCGGCTGA
- a CDS encoding phosphocholine-specific phospholipase C — MSQHDRRHFLRSAGAAAALTACPPAIQRALAIAADRRTGSLRDVQHIVILTQENRSFDHYFGSLPGVRGFADRFPVPVADAPGLPQRTVWVQPRREAGAGTAGIAPFALDTTRRFEHMRVEGTPHSWADAQAAWDHGRMAAWTVAKHDHAMGHYSHADLPFQWALANAFTICDAYHCAFQGGTNPNRLFLWTGSNDPLARGNGPAIYNDYDWFDADHGDGGYRWTTYPERLEQAGISWQVYEDMADNFTDNPLAGFQVFRAAYRGLPGSSNALRERGVSTRGLDLLRQDVQAGRLPQVSWIVANAEGSEHPGPSSPAQGADYTARVLDALTSNPEVWSRTVLFVNFDENDGFFDHVPPPAVPSRLPSGRGGTVLHGASTVDATGEYHQVLPHYHDDAEERALLQRPYGLGPRVPMYVISPWSKGGWVNSEVFDHTSVIRFIERRFGVREPNISPWRRAVCGDLMSAFNFADPEDSAFFDRLPKTVARAERARALPGRTTPPTPSTLALPVQPAGIRPSRALPYTLQVNAQVRPDTQRVGASEVELEFLSHGQAAAVFHVYDRLRLHEVPRRYTVEAGKRLAGRWTPAPSGAYDLWVLGPNGFHRHFTGNARRVAAAGQPNPEVDVVHDRQGGGLLITLRNTGPVPCVFTMQANAYFGASSGARQAVMAHSDFRLARALDSSGHWYDFSVRVEGQPDYSRRFAGRVETGAASISDPAMSGQAIARQWALPR, encoded by the coding sequence ATGAGCCAACACGACCGCCGCCATTTCCTGCGCAGCGCCGGTGCAGCCGCCGCGCTGACGGCCTGCCCGCCTGCCATCCAGCGAGCCCTGGCGATCGCCGCTGACCGTCGCACCGGCAGCCTGCGCGACGTGCAGCACATCGTGATCCTCACGCAGGAGAACCGGTCGTTCGACCATTACTTCGGCAGCCTGCCCGGCGTGCGCGGCTTCGCCGACCGTTTCCCCGTGCCGGTGGCCGACGCGCCCGGGCTGCCGCAACGCACCGTGTGGGTCCAGCCGCGTCGCGAGGCCGGGGCCGGCACGGCCGGCATCGCACCGTTCGCGCTGGACACCACCCGCCGCTTCGAGCACATGCGGGTGGAAGGCACACCGCACAGCTGGGCCGATGCCCAGGCTGCCTGGGACCACGGACGCATGGCCGCCTGGACCGTGGCCAAGCACGATCACGCGATGGGCCACTACAGCCACGCAGACCTGCCCTTCCAGTGGGCGCTGGCCAATGCCTTCACGATCTGCGACGCCTACCACTGCGCCTTCCAGGGCGGCACCAATCCCAACCGCCTGTTCCTGTGGACCGGCAGCAACGACCCGCTGGCCCGTGGCAACGGCCCGGCCATCTACAACGACTACGACTGGTTCGATGCCGACCATGGCGACGGCGGCTATCGCTGGACCACCTATCCCGAGCGGCTGGAGCAGGCCGGCATCAGCTGGCAGGTCTACGAAGACATGGCGGACAACTTCACCGACAACCCGCTGGCCGGCTTCCAGGTTTTCCGCGCGGCCTACCGGGGCTTACCGGGGTCGTCGAACGCGCTGCGCGAACGCGGCGTCAGCACCCGCGGACTGGACCTGCTGCGGCAGGACGTGCAGGCGGGCCGCCTGCCGCAGGTGAGCTGGATCGTCGCCAACGCCGAGGGCTCGGAGCACCCCGGCCCCTCCAGCCCGGCACAGGGCGCCGACTACACCGCCCGCGTGCTGGACGCGCTGACCAGCAACCCGGAGGTCTGGAGCCGCACGGTGCTGTTCGTCAACTTCGACGAGAACGATGGCTTCTTCGATCACGTGCCGCCGCCGGCCGTGCCCTCGCGCCTGCCGTCCGGCCGCGGCGGCACCGTGCTGCATGGCGCTTCCACCGTCGACGCCACCGGCGAGTACCACCAGGTGCTGCCGCACTACCACGATGATGCCGAGGAGCGCGCCCTGCTGCAGCGCCCGTATGGCCTGGGGCCACGGGTGCCGATGTATGTCATCTCGCCCTGGTCCAAGGGCGGTTGGGTCAACTCGGAGGTGTTCGACCACACCTCGGTGATTCGCTTCATCGAGCGTCGTTTCGGTGTGCGGGAGCCCAACATCTCACCGTGGCGCCGGGCCGTCTGCGGTGACCTGATGTCGGCCTTCAATTTCGCCGACCCCGAGGACAGCGCCTTCTTCGACCGACTGCCCAAGACCGTGGCGCGGGCGGAACGGGCCCGCGCACTGCCGGGCCGCACGACACCGCCGACACCGTCGACGCTGGCCCTGCCGGTGCAGCCGGCGGGCATCCGCCCGTCACGCGCCTTGCCCTATACGCTGCAGGTGAACGCTCAGGTGCGGCCCGACACGCAGCGGGTCGGCGCCAGCGAGGTCGAGCTGGAGTTCTTGAGCCACGGCCAGGCCGCCGCGGTCTTCCATGTCTACGACCGGCTGCGCCTGCACGAGGTGCCAAGGCGCTACACGGTGGAGGCTGGCAAGCGCCTGGCCGGGCGCTGGACGCCCGCGCCGTCCGGGGCCTATGACCTGTGGGTGCTGGGGCCCAACGGCTTTCACCGGCACTTCACCGGCAATGCCCGCCGGGTGGCGGCGGCAGGCCAACCCAACCCCGAGGTGGACGTGGTGCATGACCGCCAGGGCGGTGGCCTGCTCATCACCCTGCGCAACACCGGGCCGGTGCCTTGCGTGTTCACGATGCAGGCCAACGCGTACTTCGGCGCTTCGTCCGGCGCCCGCCAGGCGGTGATGGCCCACAGCGACTTCCGCCTGGCCCGTGCGCTGGACAGCAGCGGGCACTGGTACGACTTCAGCGTGCGGGTGGAAGGCCAACCCGACTACAGCCGGCGCTTCGCCGGGCGGGTGGAGACCGGAGCCGCCTCGATCAGCGACCCGGCCATGTCCGGCCAGGCCATCGCGAGGCAGTGGGCGCTGCCGCGATGA
- a CDS encoding oxidoreductase-like domain-containing protein produces the protein MKPARQDLLPCDAVVMKPADLPDDPQPVPPREPALDECCGQGCEPCIFDLYEAARQRYLAELQAWQARHASRLTPDGSS, from the coding sequence ATGAAGCCGGCACGGCAGGACCTGCTGCCGTGCGATGCTGTGGTGATGAAGCCGGCCGATCTGCCCGACGACCCCCAGCCCGTGCCGCCCCGTGAGCCGGCGCTGGACGAGTGCTGCGGGCAGGGCTGCGAGCCCTGCATCTTCGATCTCTACGAAGCGGCCCGCCAGCGCTACCTGGCCGAGCTGCAGGCATGGCAGGCGCGCCACGCCAGTCGGCTGACACCGGACGGCTCGTCCTGA
- a CDS encoding DUF4261 domain-containing protein, giving the protein MAMLTLSAPVRLSAAAVAQALASDWTGLQAGEASDQDEPVLSLRLDDADLAIALMPAPLPWSDLDEPCQTSVLWPQAASALRSHAMHLIAVVTGEAAPLTLAQRLTQVIASLIARCPEVSGVYWTAAGLVLPPALFRDFAVQVAPHMPPVPLWVHFRIGQTAEGLSCGYTRGLGALGLMEIEAQAAPEPVAELRQRLQELAEYLLVHGPVIQHGDTVGADAQEQIRVEHGTSVFGAEAPVLQLLFEPAA; this is encoded by the coding sequence ATGGCAATGCTCACGTTGAGCGCCCCGGTGCGCCTGTCTGCCGCTGCGGTGGCGCAGGCGCTGGCCAGCGACTGGACGGGACTGCAGGCGGGTGAGGCGAGCGACCAGGATGAACCGGTGCTGTCGCTGCGGCTCGACGATGCCGACCTGGCCATCGCGCTCATGCCGGCGCCACTGCCCTGGAGCGATCTCGACGAGCCGTGCCAGACCAGCGTGCTGTGGCCCCAGGCCGCCTCGGCCCTGCGGTCCCATGCGATGCACCTGATCGCAGTCGTGACGGGCGAGGCCGCGCCGCTCACGCTGGCGCAGCGGCTGACGCAGGTGATCGCCTCGCTGATCGCCCGGTGCCCCGAGGTCAGCGGGGTCTACTGGACGGCGGCTGGACTGGTGTTGCCCCCTGCGCTGTTTCGCGACTTCGCAGTGCAGGTGGCGCCCCACATGCCGCCGGTGCCTCTGTGGGTGCATTTCCGCATCGGGCAGACCGCCGAGGGGCTCAGCTGCGGCTACACCCGCGGGCTGGGCGCGCTGGGGCTGATGGAGATCGAGGCGCAGGCCGCGCCCGAACCGGTGGCCGAGCTGCGCCAGCGGCTGCAGGAGCTGGCCGAGTACCTGCTGGTGCACGGCCCCGTCATCCAGCACGGCGACACGGTGGGCGCGGATGCGCAGGAGCAGATCCGCGTCGAGCACGGCACCTCGGTGTTCGGCGCCGAGGCCCCGGTCCTGCAACTGCTGTTCGAGCCGGCGGCATGA
- a CDS encoding pectate lyase family protein, translating to MKFNKTQVFMAAALLGATAAHARDWPASFSKCADEGERCEVGAAPRQVSFGIKDKWVVVQGLKGSVACDVSTFGTDPYPGKTKKCAIGPAPAPGPAPTPAPTPAPTPAPAPAPGADASTEAAPATGWAGQAGGTTGGRAAASNAIYKVSSPSQLLAALQAQGDQAKIIKVYGTIDMASADNGGPFKSASDQAARNAIKLPSNTTLIGVGGDAEVVNGRIVVKGVENVIVRNLRIVNPCDIAPQWDPNDGSSGNWNSEYDGLVVDGSRHVWLDHNVFTDAPLTDDRLPVEHGKTKQCHDGALDVKNGSDYVTISHTVFELHAKNNLIGSSDSAGGDDGHLTVTFHDNHFLNVAERAPRVRFGKVHLYNNYHEGSRSHAAYAHGYSVGVGYKAKIISQNNAYDIDGASSCAHVVKNPGSSSKTGAISDAGSLLNGAALNLAGNCNFSSAVGWTVPYRVQLLPASAVKASVRAKAGVGKITVK from the coding sequence GTGAAATTCAACAAGACCCAAGTTTTCATGGCAGCGGCGCTGCTCGGCGCGACGGCCGCCCATGCACGCGACTGGCCCGCCAGCTTCTCGAAGTGCGCTGACGAGGGCGAGCGCTGCGAGGTCGGTGCCGCGCCGCGGCAGGTGTCGTTCGGCATCAAAGACAAGTGGGTGGTGGTGCAGGGCCTGAAGGGCAGCGTGGCCTGCGACGTGTCGACGTTCGGCACCGACCCCTATCCCGGCAAGACCAAGAAATGCGCGATCGGCCCCGCCCCGGCGCCGGGGCCCGCGCCGACACCCGCCCCAACGCCCGCCCCGACGCCGGCTCCCGCGCCAGCGCCCGGCGCTGACGCCAGCACCGAGGCCGCGCCGGCGACCGGCTGGGCCGGGCAGGCTGGTGGCACCACCGGCGGCCGTGCGGCAGCGTCGAACGCGATCTACAAGGTCAGTTCGCCGTCACAGCTGCTGGCGGCCCTGCAAGCGCAGGGCGACCAGGCCAAGATCATCAAGGTCTACGGCACCATCGACATGGCGTCGGCCGACAACGGCGGGCCGTTCAAGAGCGCCTCCGACCAGGCGGCGCGCAACGCCATCAAGCTGCCCAGCAACACCACGCTGATCGGCGTGGGCGGGGATGCAGAGGTGGTCAACGGCCGCATCGTGGTGAAGGGCGTCGAGAACGTCATCGTGCGCAACCTGCGCATCGTCAACCCCTGCGACATCGCGCCCCAGTGGGACCCGAACGACGGCTCCAGCGGCAACTGGAACTCCGAGTACGACGGCCTGGTGGTCGACGGCTCCCGCCACGTCTGGCTGGACCACAACGTGTTCACCGACGCACCGCTGACCGACGACCGCCTGCCGGTGGAGCACGGCAAGACCAAGCAGTGCCATGACGGCGCGCTCGACGTGAAGAACGGCAGCGACTACGTCACCATCTCGCACACGGTGTTCGAGCTGCATGCGAAGAACAACCTGATCGGCTCCTCCGACAGCGCCGGCGGCGACGATGGGCACCTGACCGTGACCTTCCACGACAACCATTTCCTGAATGTCGCCGAGCGGGCGCCGCGGGTGCGCTTCGGCAAGGTGCACCTCTACAACAACTACCACGAAGGCAGCCGCTCGCATGCCGCTTATGCGCACGGCTACAGCGTGGGCGTGGGGTACAAGGCGAAGATCATCTCGCAGAACAACGCCTACGACATCGACGGCGCCAGCTCCTGCGCCCACGTGGTGAAGAACCCTGGCTCTTCCAGCAAGACCGGCGCCATCAGCGATGCCGGCTCCCTGCTCAACGGCGCGGCCCTCAACCTGGCCGGCAACTGCAACTTCAGCAGCGCGGTCGGCTGGACGGTGCCGTACCGGGTGCAACTGCTGCCGGCCTCCGCAGTGAAGGCCTCGGTGCGCGCCAAGGCGGGCGTGGGCAAGATCACGGTCAAGTGA
- a CDS encoding sigma-54 interaction domain-containing protein: MIVLDPHYNILAANTAYQRHFGTADRPHLGHKCYRISHHYDRPCDQAGEHCPMKKALESKAPDRVLHIHHTPRGPEHVDVELRPILDARQQVVAYVERLTTVRSASARPSAAGLVGRAPAFNAALAELQRVAPSMLPVLLLGESGTGKELFARAVHEASDRACGPFVVVDCSGLTETLFESELFGYEKGAFTGAQLRKPGLVETAQGGTLFLDEMGDVPLSMQVKLLRLIESRTYRRVGSVETQTADFRLVAATHKPLQAMVERGEFRQDLYYRINAFPIRLPPLRERPEDIPLLAQSFLQRPDAKGRRCSLQPGALERLAAHSWPGNVRELRNVLDRARLFADDGLIRAEHLPADLGRSAQARSMSPPGAAGRAELDDQALAREAVGFRGTRKALALHLGMSERTLYRRLKQLRLL; the protein is encoded by the coding sequence ATGATCGTGCTGGACCCGCACTACAACATCCTGGCGGCCAACACCGCCTACCAGCGCCACTTCGGTACCGCCGACCGGCCCCACCTGGGGCACAAGTGCTACCGCATCTCGCACCATTACGACCGGCCTTGCGACCAGGCCGGCGAGCACTGCCCGATGAAGAAGGCGCTGGAATCGAAGGCGCCCGACCGGGTGCTGCACATCCACCACACGCCGCGCGGGCCCGAGCATGTGGACGTCGAGCTGCGGCCCATCCTGGACGCCCGGCAGCAGGTGGTGGCCTATGTCGAGCGGCTCACCACCGTGCGCAGTGCTTCGGCCCGGCCCAGCGCGGCCGGGCTGGTGGGGCGCGCGCCGGCCTTCAACGCCGCGCTGGCAGAGCTGCAGCGGGTGGCTCCGTCGATGCTGCCGGTGCTGCTGCTTGGCGAGTCGGGCACCGGCAAGGAGCTGTTTGCGCGCGCCGTGCACGAAGCCAGCGACCGGGCCTGCGGGCCTTTCGTGGTGGTGGACTGCTCGGGGTTGACGGAAACCTTGTTCGAGAGCGAGCTGTTCGGCTATGAGAAGGGCGCCTTCACCGGGGCCCAGCTGCGCAAGCCGGGGCTGGTCGAGACGGCCCAGGGCGGCACCCTCTTCCTCGACGAGATGGGCGACGTGCCGCTGTCGATGCAGGTCAAGCTGTTGCGGCTGATCGAGTCGCGCACCTACCGACGTGTCGGCAGCGTCGAGACCCAGACGGCCGATTTCCGGCTGGTGGCGGCGACCCACAAGCCGCTGCAGGCAATGGTCGAGCGAGGCGAGTTCAGGCAGGACCTGTACTACCGCATCAACGCCTTCCCGATCCGCCTGCCGCCCTTGCGCGAGCGGCCCGAGGACATCCCGCTGCTGGCGCAGTCCTTCCTGCAGCGGCCCGATGCCAAGGGCCGCCGCTGCAGCCTCCAGCCCGGAGCGCTCGAACGGCTGGCGGCCCATTCCTGGCCCGGCAACGTGCGCGAGTTGCGCAATGTGCTCGACCGTGCCCGCCTGTTCGCCGACGACGGCCTGATCCGCGCCGAGCACCTGCCGGCCGACCTCGGCCGCAGCGCCCAGGCGCGGTCGATGAGCCCGCCCGGCGCGGCTGGCCGCGCCGAGTTGGACGACCAGGCCCTGGCGCGCGAGGCCGTCGGCTTCCGCGGCACCCGCAAGGCACTGGCCCTGCACCTCGGGATGAGCGAGCGGACCTTGTACCGCCGGCTCAAGCAGCTGCGCCTGCTGTAA